The DNA window CGTGGGTTACTCCTATATAAACCtctccatttttttattttatcattccaaACCAACGATAACTTCTCTCTctctaaataaaaaaaactctttttctttcttcatcaTGTCTTCCTTTAACAAAGAAAACATCCCTCATATCATCAAGGAAATAATTCCTTCTCCCATTGATTTTAATGAAGAAAAGGTTGATCTTTCCCTTATGTTCGCAAAGCAGAACCTAGAGTATTATCTAACTATCTTGGATGGACCTATCTATCCATCTGTTCTTGCCAACTTCAAGAGAAATGCAACTGTCCATAGGGACCGTGAGGGCAGTGAAGCTATCCACTCCAACATATTTGGCTTCCCTATCACCATCACTACCAAAATCATTTCAAAAGTGATTAAGTGTGAAGCCATTGGAGCTCGCATTGCTGAATATGATAGCAAGTTTGTTTCTGACGTCTTGAGGGTGGTGTTTACTGACCCCCAACTAAGCATTTTTTGCATTTATAGGCAGGATCGGGCATCAAGTTCTTGTTTTTAACTTTCGTCCCAGGACAGAAGATCAAGACAGAATAATGCTTGAAGATCTCAGGTTCTTATACCCTCTTCTTCGCATGGAAAAGATCAACATACCTCTCGCTATCTTCAACTATCTTAAGGAAAAGATCATGGACTCACGCCAAGGTGGGGTCCTTTTCATTCCTTATGGAAGGCTTCTTACTCACATCTTCATCAAGACGGGTGTGATCAGGAAGATGCGTGCAGCCGGATTATGAGATTTCCTTGCAACGGAGTGTGAGGGAAAAATAGATCTAGAGAAGTTACGTTTTGGACGTGACTAAAGTTATCTTTTAGGGTTCTTTTATTATTGATGATGCATCCTTGGTTCTATGCATCACTTTTTGTACTTCTACGTAATATGTTGCCATTTTGGCAAAATGAATATTTTGGAATGAAATGTATATTCGCCATTTTAGCTTATAATGTTAACTTCTGATATCTACGTTGTTGCAATCTTGACCTCATGCATAAATGGCTTATATTTCTTTAAATACTTCCCATTTGCTTTTAGCATCCTTCGATCCTCTGCtagttcttctatctcataagcattatttgaaaatGCTTCCAGAattcgaaaaggtccttcccaatgtggagaCCATTTTCCCAAAGCCTTATTCTTTTTATCCATAGGTaatataactttccaaactaaatcatttatAATAAAAGTTTCACCTTtgacctttttgttatatgctctcgCTACTCTCTCCTTCTGCCTCCTCAAGACTTCTAACACGCGCAACCTTTCTTCGTCTAATTTTGTCAATTCATTCAGCATCATTTCCTAGTATAGGTTATATGGGATTTCCCCTTGCTTTTGTATCCGTACTGATTGCAAGTAGATCTCAACATGTaagactgcatcatgtccaagCGTTAACTGGAAAGGTGTACTATTTGTTGCCTCTTTAGGAGAGGTGCGGCAAGCCTAAAGCACTTGATCTAatgtcttatgccaattctttggctttgttcctacatgcttctttatCAAACCAATGATTACtttgtttgctgcttcgacttgtccattagcttgagcatagtaaggtgtggaTGTCAGCAACTTGCATCCCAAATCTATATAATACTGATCAGTATTATATAGATCTGTTGTTACagtttctgggattccaaatctttcgaccagtaaatactgatccttgatctgttgttacagtttctgggattccaaatctatataatatttgtttttgaATTAAATCTATGACCGTTTCTTGATCTACATTTACCAAAGctactgcttcgacccatttaatAAAATTGTCAATTCCAACAAGAATGTActtttgacctttagatgaagtAGGTCGAATTTCACCAATTAAATC is part of the Vicia villosa cultivar HV-30 ecotype Madison, WI linkage group LG2, Vvil1.0, whole genome shotgun sequence genome and encodes:
- the LOC131648699 gene encoding uncharacterized protein LOC131648699: MMLNELTKLDEERLRVLEVLRRQKERVARAYNKKVKGETFIINDLVWKVILPMDKKNKALGKWSPHWEGPFRILEAFSNNAYEIEELAEDRRMLKANGKYLKKYKPFMHEVKIATT